The genomic region GATAAGCTTTGATGCGAATAATAATGCCATAAGCGAGCCTATCGTGCTTGAATTTGACAATCGACAAGTGCGCTACAATCTCGCTGGCACTCCTGAAAAACATAGCTCAAATAGACTCTATCAAGATTCTCAAATCCTAGCTACAACCCAAGATGGACGCAGTGAAGGGCATTTGCAGGATTTACGCATTGATAAAGATGGTATCATTTTTCTCTCTTTCACTAATGGCGCGACTGAATCTTTTGGGCGCGTGGGGATTTCGGCATTTGTCAATGACCAAGGCTTGAAAAAAGTCGGGGGCAATATGTTTGAAATGAGCGAGATTAGTAATGATGGCAACACCTACATTAGCAGCGGACGCCCGCTACTTGGCTGGAATGGACAACATTTGCGCTTTGGCTCAGTGCTGCATAAATACCTTGAAACAAGTAATGTCGATGTTGGAAATGCGCTTACTGATTTGGTTGTGATGCAAAGGGGCTACTCGATGAACGCAAAAGCTTTCACCACAGGCGATGACTTACTCAAAGAAGCCATCAATCTAAAGCGTTAAAAAATTTTGCAAAAGCTCTTTTCCATAGGTTGAAAGAAGCGATTCTGGGTGGAATTGCACACCATAGACGCTATATTCCTTATGCTTTAAAATCATAGGAATATCTTTTGCGCATTCCTTGCTTGTATCAAAGGCTATTTTTGCAAAGCCTAGAATCTCACATTCTCCACATTTCTCGACAAAAAGCGAGTGATACAATCCAACTTTAAAAGGATTTGGAATCCCACGTGTAAGCGCATTTTCTCTAAATTCACAAAGCGCACTCTTTGCGTGCATTGGGGAGGGCATTTCTGAAACCTTACCACCAAAAACAGAGGCAATGCACTGCATACCCAAACACACACCCAAAATCTTTTTATGCGCGCTAAATTCTTTCAAAATTTCTAGGCAAATAAGAGAATCTTTTGGACTGCCAAAGCCGGGTGAAATCACAATATATTCAAAATCCGCGACAAAATCCCCAACATCTTTTGTAAGCTTTGGCGCGAAATCATTTTTCACCACCACAGGGCGCACTCCAAGCTCACAAAAGTAATAAAAAAGGTTGAAGCTAAAAGAGTCATAATTATCAATAAGCAGAAGTTTTTTCATTATTCCTTACCTCTTTTTGCCCCTACCTCTGGATTTTTTGAGATTTACCCGCACAATGCCACGCACGGAATTGCAAAGGAAAATGCTTTGAGTGCGTTTAAGATTCTTCTTTGATAAATACTCCTCGCTTAAAATCCCACAATCAAGCAAAAATGCGCGCATACAGCCCGGTAGCAAGCCACTTTCAAGTGAGGGCGTTACCAACTTTTTTCCTTGCAAAAGGATAATATTACTTCTTGCACCTTCCGTGAGCGCGCCAAATTCATTGCAGTAAAGCACATCAAAAAGCGCAGAATCTACATTTTTAAAATGCTCTTGTTTTTCAAAATGCGCTCTTTGCGTGGTTTTGTGATACAAAAAATCATTGTGGGAATCTTGGCGCGTGTGGGAGAGATAAGCAGTATTTTGCAAGGTGGAAGGCGTGAAATCCCGCACCTGCAAAGACAGCGCACCATTTTGCGTAAGTATGAGTTTTACGATAAACACAGGCGCTGGCATGTGGGTAAAATGCTTTTTAAGCATATTGTCCAAACTTTGTGGCATAAAATCCCACGCAAAAGGAATTTGCAGCGGTGAAAGATTTTTATTTTCCATAAGGCAGGATTTGAGAAATTTTACACGCATTGCCTGCGCGATATGATTGCTCACATAAGGCTTTGCAATGTGTTTTATTTCGCTTAAAAAAGCTCGTGTGGGATTTTGTGTGAAATTATCAAAATCACTAAAAAGCTTACGCGCGCTTTGCAATAATCTTTGCCAATGATACGCGCCTAAAAATACTCTAAAAGCGTTGTTTTCGTATTTAACAAGAAAGGTTTCAAAAAGAGCTATTTCATTGTTTGTATCATCTTGTAGAGTTTCTACATTTTTTGGCTGGTTAGATTCTGTATTTGTGGGTGTGGCGGAAAATAAAAAGCGTGATTTTACGCGCAATTCTTTAAACTCTTCCTCCATCACAGAATCCCACACAACCCCACTTCCAACGCCATAGCGATAAAATTCCTCATATTTGTAACGCACCAAAGTGCGGATTGGCACATTAAAACACGCCTTTTTCTTATGTACTAAGCCAATCGCACCGCAATACACGCCCCTTGTGCGGGATTCTAACATTTGAATTTTGTGCATTGTGGATTTTTTGGGCGCACCAGTAATCGAGCCACATGGAAAAAGCGCATTAAATATAGAAAAGATTTGGCTTAAATCCTGCGTGGAATCTACTTGCGCTTTGAGGATTGAAACCATTTGGTAGAGTGTTTTTAAAGGTCGGATTTTAAGAAGTTTCTTAACCCTTAAGCTTCCAACGCGCGCGATTTGGCTAATGTCATTGCGCAGTAAATCCACAATCATCATATTTTCAGAAATATTTTTACTATCCCTGTGTAAAAATTCCTTGTTCTTCTTATCTTGTGCTTTATCTTTTGCGCGCAAAATCGTGCCCTTCATTGGTTCTAGCGTGATTGAGCCATTTTTCAGCTTGAAAAAAAGTTCAGGAGAAAAAGAAAGAATCTGCGCATATTTGGTGTTAAAAAAAGCCTTATAACGCGTGTTTTGACGCTTTTTTAACGAGAAAAAAACATCAAGTGGCTTTGCACGGGTGAAAAGTCGCATCTCCTGCGTGTAATTAATTTGGTAAGTATTGCCCACCTTTAGTTCATTTTTAATGCGTGCAAAGTCGCTTTTGTAACGCGAGAAATCAAGATTTTGCAAAATTTCAAAAGCAAAGGGTTGGGAGATTTTTTCGTGCTTAGATTCTAGATAATCTAATTTTTTGCGTTTGGAAAAAATATAAAATTCTAGCAATGGCAATTGTTTAGAATCTGATGTATCTTGCGCGCTTGAAATGGAATCTAAGTCAAAACTTTCATACCACGCCTCATACGCCACATACCCAAGCGCGTAGTGCTTTTTAGCATAGCGCTCGATTTTGCAAAACGCCTCTTGCAACTCACTAAATTTATACGCGCGCACAATGGCTTTTTGCTCAAAATACACATGCTCGCCAAAAATCCACATAAAATAAAGTGCTTATGCCCTGTCAAAATACGGCGCAAAAAGCGCGATTTTTTGCGGATTCATAAAGTGGATTTTGTTATTAAGCTTTTGGAGCTTTTGGAGTAAAATCACGCTTTGTTCAAAACCCACTTTTTCTTCTTCTTGCTTGCTGATTTTTGAAGCAGATTCTAAGCTTTCAATGAGACTTTCTGGCACAAAGACGCCGGGCAATTTATCACGCAAAAAAAGCGCAGTTTTGTAACTCAAAATGGGATAAAAACCAAAAATAAGCACGCTTTTGCGCCCATACTCGCTATTGAGTCGCTCTATGGCTTTTAACAAAAATGCGCCACTTTTTTCATCATATACCGGCTGGGTAAAAAAGCCTATAACCTCGCTATTGCTTAGCTTTTTGGCTAATTTTGTTTTAAGACTTTCCATATTATTTGCGTAAGAATTAATGACATGAAAATTATAAATTTTTTGCACAGGCTCACTTAGGGGCTTATGATTTATGCCATAGCCACTATTTAGCGCATCAATAATGCGTGCGAGTTTTAAAGAATTATCCTCAAATATACCCTTAGTTTCCGTGCAATCCCCAAGCTTGATAGAATCCCCCGTGAGGCTCAAGAATACGCGCAAGCCAAGTTCATTTGCCGCTAAAATATCACCACAAAGCGCGATAGAATTGCGATCCCTCATACTAAGCGTGCAAATAAGTGGCTTTTGCAAAAAATCTTGCAGTTTTAGCGAGCTAATGACAGATGAAGGCTTGAAACGCGCTAATGGAGAATCCGTGCAGACAAAGGCGTTGATGTAATCTAAATTTTGCAATTGCCTTAGAGAATCTGTTCGTATTTTTGCGCTTAAAGGCGGAGTGATTTCAAGGCTTAAAAATGGCGCGTTGGTGTGAAGCTTTGCAATAAGAGATTCTAAATCGAAATTTTTTGCTTTCATTTGTACCCTTTTTGTCTTCTTAAATTTACTCTTTTGCTTTTTTACTTCTGTTTGTAGATTTACTCGCCAACGCTTGTGCGCGAGAATCTCTATATTTAGATTCCCACGCTAGATTCTAAAACTTACAGCTTCGCACGCACCGCTTTTGTCGCTTCGACCATATTTTTAAGGCTCGGCTTTACCTCTTCCCATTTACGCGTTTTAAGCCCGCAGTCTGGATTTATCCAAAGTTGCTCTTTTGGCAATACCTCTAAAAGTGCCTTAATTTGCGCTTCTATTTCCTCCACACTTGGGATTCTTGGACTATGAATATCATACACGCCCGGACCTACTTCGTGCGTATAACCCACTTGCTTAAAGATTTTTAGCAGGCTATTGCCACTGCGCGCGGTTTCGATGCTTATCACATCTGCATCAAGCGCCTCGATGGTTTTAATAATATCATTAAACTCGCTATAACACATATGCGTGTGAATCTGCGTGCTAGATTCTGCTACGGCAGTGGAGATTTTAAAGCATTTAAGCGCCCATTCTTCATAGGTTTTGATATTTTCCGCGCGCAAAGGATAGCCCTCTTTAAACGCTGCTTCATCAACTTGAATAATCTTAATCCCACCTTTTTGCAAGTCATCTATCTCATCAGCAATTCCTAACGCGATTTGCTCACACACTTGCGCGCGTGAAATATCATCGCGCACAAAACTCCAATTTAAGATAGTTACCGGACCTGTAAGCATTCCTTTCATAATCTTTTGCGTGAGGCTTTGGGCGTATTTGCTCCACTCTAACGTCATCGCTTTTGGGCGACTCACATCGCCAAAAATAATTGGTGGCTTCACGCAGCGACTACCATAGCTTTGCACCCAACCATTTGCGCTAAACACAAAACCTTCCATTTGCTCGCCAAAATACTCCACCATATCATTACGCTCTGGCTCGCCATGCACAAGGACATCAAGCCCAATTTCCTCTTGGAACTTCACACAATCTTTGATATACTCCTTAATGCCCTCATCATAGACATTTTTATCAATCACACCTTTTTTGTAGTTTCGACGCAATGCTCTCAATTCTGGCGTTTGTGGAAATGAGCCAATAGTTGTCGTGGCTAAATCGCCATAGCCTAGATTCTCGCGTTGAATCTTAATGCGCGTCGCAAAATCCTCCTTACGCACTTTGAGTGTGTTTGCACTTACGCGCTCGCGCACAGCTTTATTGTTGGTGCGTGAAGAGTTCGCACGCGCGGAATTAATCGCCTTATTTTGCGTGAAAAATTCTTTACTTTCTGCTTTTGGCACGTTATTTTTGAAAAGATCCTCTAAAACTTCTAATTCAATGAGCTTTTCTTGCGCGAAGCTTAACCAAGAGAGAATCTCTTTATCCATTTTATTTTCATCATCTTTACCAAAAGGCACATGCAAGAGCGAGCACGAAGCGCTTACGATAACGCGCTCCTTTGGCACAATTTGCGCGATTTGCTCTAAAAGTGCAAGTTTAGATTCTAAATTTGCCACCCAAATATTGCGCCCATCAATCACGCCCGCAAAAAGCACTTTATCGCTATTTGCGATAGCTTGCAAGCTCTCAAAGTTTTTCTCACCATACACAAAGTCAAGCCCGATACCATAAATTGACGTTTTTAGTAAAATCTCGGTAAATTCCTTGCTATGCTCAAAAAATGTGCTAACAATGGCTTTCACGCCCTTTTTAGCAATAACATCATAAATGCACTCAATCGCGCCTCTATCATACACGCATTGCAACTCAGAAAGCTCTTTGTCCCAGCCACGCACAAAAATCGGCTCGCTAAATTCAATCACAATGTTCGGAATCTTCGCCACCAACTCATCGATTAAATCCAAATACGCGCTTTTCACCTTGCTAAATACCTCTTTTGGCTCGCCTTTAACAACCTTGCTAAGCCCAAAAAATGTGAAAAGCCCAATCAGGCTAATTTTTGGGTTATAGCCTAGATTTTTGGCTTCATTATACTGCGCAATGATAGTGCTTGCATCAGCCTTGTATTCATCATCGATGCTAAGCTCTGGCACGACATAGTGATAGTTTGTATTAAACCACTTTGTCATCTCGCACGCCACCGCGTCTCTAGCTCCGCGCGCTAACGCAAAATAGCCTTCCAACCCGCTCACATTTTTAAAACGTGCAGGCTTTGCGTTGAGCACATAAGCTAAATCTAGCACATTGTCATAAAAGCTAAAGTCATTCACGCACACATATTCTAGGTTTTTTTGCTTCGCCCAATGCTTTGCGCGCAATTCTTTTGCTACACTTTCAAGCTCACTTTGGCTACACTTGCCACTCCAAAACGCCTCTAGCGCTTTTTTGAGTTCCCTATTTTGCCCCATTCTTGGAAATCCGATGATATTGCTCATATCTTGTCCTTTGTGATGAAATAATTTTGTAGGTGCAATTGTGGCACAAATTTTTAAAAATACGATATGTGTTTGGTGATTTTTACTATAAATTTTTTGATTTTTTGGTATTTTTTAGTAAATTTCTAGCAACAATCCCTATTTTGCGAGAATCTGACGCCAAATCCACTATGCCACAAAAAGTAACAAACACATATCGTGTTTTAAATTTTATGATTCTAAAATATAAAATCAAAAAATACTCGCTTAAATGCTATAATGCCCACCACAAAATTAAAAAAAGGAGGCTCTTGTGGCAATACTAAATAAATTTTTTCAATCCAAAACTACAACCTTTAGCAAAGCAAAAGAAAACAACGAAATAAGCGAAGAAATTTGCGTATGGAATGAAGAAAATGTGCTCGTTTGCGGAAATGGACTTTTTTACTATCAAGATGAAAATTCCTTGCCAGAAGTCTTAGATAAAGCTTTGAGGGGGGGGGGATATTGCAAAGAAAAATTCCACAGATTCTAAAAATCTCAACCAGCGCGATAGAATCTTAGATTCCCGACAATCAAAAAACGCAGAGTATGAGCGCAAAGCGGAGGCGCAGTGCGATTTATTTGCACAAGATGATACCATAAAAAGAAATAGCTCTAAACCCCATTATTCTAACTTTCACCTTACTGATGTTTTTGGAAACTACCATCATTTTTTTCGCCCCTACACTTACAAAACTAAAAAACTTATTGTTCGCACCTTGCCAAATGCCTATGCAAGGACAAATATAGATTTAGTTTTCACAAAAAGTAAAAAAGCGTTGCTTTCTTATACTACTCTCAGAATACATCCATTTAACACCCCAAAAAACCTAAACACAAGGCAAGCTCTTATAAATATCTTGCGCTTATCAAAAAATTGGTTTAAATTGTTTTATATCCCCTTTTATACGCGTAAAATCACAGACCTAAATGGAAGCGCAGCTCTTTTAACGCGAAATGTGGGAGATTGCTACGGACACTTTATTACTGAAGTGATGATGGGACTTTATCAAATACGCCTTAGCAAAAAAATGCCGGATTTTTATATCCTGCCACAAAACTATTCTTTTCAAAAAGAATTGCCAAAAATGCTAGGAATTAATGAATCTCAAATTATCCCAGCAAACAAAAATCATCTGATTTTCGCACAAGAACTCATTATCCCAACACTTTTGAATGAATATGAAATTATTGAATACAGAAAACATACGCATTTTCGCATACTCTACCAGCCTAGCCTTGTTAAACATTTATATACCCAGATATTATCGCAATCTTGGATACCAAGGCGCAAAATATTTTTTACGCGTCCAAAAAATTCTAATCGCAACATTGTAAATCATAACGAAGTGGAAGCGATATTTAAAGAATTTGGTTTTGAGATTATCTTGCCGGATTCTTTAAGCATACAAAAACAAATTGAACTTATGCAGGAATGCAAAATCCTAGCAGGAATGCACGGCTCAAGCCTTGCAAATTCTATCTTTCTAAATAAACACGCTACTTTATTTGAACTTTTTTCTGAATACTACCACGATAATCACCCGCACTTTATTGCACTTGCTAAAGAATGTAAATATTTTTATATGATTGGAAAAACCCCAGATACCTCTATGCACCCACAACAAGAAAATACCTATATCGAGCC from Helicobacter himalayensis harbors:
- a CDS encoding anthranilate synthase component II, producing MKKLLLIDNYDSFSFNLFYYFCELGVRPVVVKNDFAPKLTKDVGDFVADFEYIVISPGFGSPKDSLICLEILKEFSAHKKILGVCLGMQCIASVFGGKVSEMPSPMHAKSALCEFRENALTRGIPNPFKVGLYHSLFVEKCGECEILGFAKIAFDTSKECAKDIPMILKHKEYSVYGVQFHPESLLSTYGKELLQNFLTL
- a CDS encoding bifunctional chorismate-binding protein/class IV aminotransferase, yielding MWIFGEHVYFEQKAIVRAYKFSELQEAFCKIERYAKKHYALGYVAYEAWYESFDLDSISSAQDTSDSKQLPLLEFYIFSKRKKLDYLESKHEKISQPFAFEILQNLDFSRYKSDFARIKNELKVGNTYQINYTQEMRLFTRAKPLDVFFSLKKRQNTRYKAFFNTKYAQILSFSPELFFKLKNGSITLEPMKGTILRAKDKAQDKKNKEFLHRDSKNISENMMIVDLLRNDISQIARVGSLRVKKLLKIRPLKTLYQMVSILKAQVDSTQDLSQIFSIFNALFPCGSITGAPKKSTMHKIQMLESRTRGVYCGAIGLVHKKKACFNVPIRTLVRYKYEEFYRYGVGSGVVWDSVMEEEFKELRVKSRFLFSATPTNTESNQPKNVETLQDDTNNEIALFETFLVKYENNAFRVFLGAYHWQRLLQSARKLFSDFDNFTQNPTRAFLSEIKHIAKPYVSNHIAQAMRVKFLKSCLMENKNLSPLQIPFAWDFMPQSLDNMLKKHFTHMPAPVFIVKLILTQNGALSLQVRDFTPSTLQNTAYLSHTRQDSHNDFLYHKTTQRAHFEKQEHFKNVDSALFDVLYCNEFGALTEGARSNIILLQGKKLVTPSLESGLLPGCMRAFLLDCGILSEEYLSKKNLKRTQSIFLCNSVRGIVRVNLKKSRGRGKKR
- a CDS encoding methylenetetrahydrofolate reductase, with amino-acid sequence MKAKNFDLESLIAKLHTNAPFLSLEITPPLSAKIRTDSLRQLQNLDYINAFVCTDSPLARFKPSSVISSLKLQDFLQKPLICTLSMRDRNSIALCGDILAANELGLRVFLSLTGDSIKLGDCTETKGIFEDNSLKLARIIDALNSGYGINHKPLSEPVQKIYNFHVINSYANNMESLKTKLAKKLSNSEVIGFFTQPVYDEKSGAFLLKAIERLNSEYGRKSVLIFGFYPILSYKTALFLRDKLPGVFVPESLIESLESASKISKQEEEKVGFEQSVILLQKLQKLNNKIHFMNPQKIALFAPYFDRA
- the metE gene encoding 5-methyltetrahydropteroyltriglutamate--homocysteine S-methyltransferase, with translation MSNIIGFPRMGQNRELKKALEAFWSGKCSQSELESVAKELRAKHWAKQKNLEYVCVNDFSFYDNVLDLAYVLNAKPARFKNVSGLEGYFALARGARDAVACEMTKWFNTNYHYVVPELSIDDEYKADASTIIAQYNEAKNLGYNPKISLIGLFTFFGLSKVVKGEPKEVFSKVKSAYLDLIDELVAKIPNIVIEFSEPIFVRGWDKELSELQCVYDRGAIECIYDVIAKKGVKAIVSTFFEHSKEFTEILLKTSIYGIGLDFVYGEKNFESLQAIANSDKVLFAGVIDGRNIWVANLESKLALLEQIAQIVPKERVIVSASCSLLHVPFGKDDENKMDKEILSWLSFAQEKLIELEVLEDLFKNNVPKAESKEFFTQNKAINSARANSSRTNNKAVRERVSANTLKVRKEDFATRIKIQRENLGYGDLATTTIGSFPQTPELRALRRNYKKGVIDKNVYDEGIKEYIKDCVKFQEEIGLDVLVHGEPERNDMVEYFGEQMEGFVFSANGWVQSYGSRCVKPPIIFGDVSRPKAMTLEWSKYAQSLTQKIMKGMLTGPVTILNWSFVRDDISRAQVCEQIALGIADEIDDLQKGGIKIIQVDEAAFKEGYPLRAENIKTYEEWALKCFKISTAVAESSTQIHTHMCYSEFNDIIKTIEALDADVISIETARSGNSLLKIFKQVGYTHEVGPGVYDIHSPRIPSVEEIEAQIKALLEVLPKEQLWINPDCGLKTRKWEEVKPSLKNMVEATKAVRAKL
- a CDS encoding glycosyltransferase family 61 protein, whose product is MFYIPFYTRKITDLNGSAALLTRNVGDCYGHFITEVMMGLYQIRLSKKMPDFYILPQNYSFQKELPKMLGINESQIIPANKNHLIFAQELIIPTLLNEYEIIEYRKHTHFRILYQPSLVKHLYTQILSQSWIPRRKIFFTRPKNSNRNIVNHNEVEAIFKEFGFEIILPDSLSIQKQIELMQECKILAGMHGSSLANSIFLNKHATLFELFSEYYHDNHPHFIALAKECKYFYMIGKTPDTSMHPQQENTYIEPNTLRKALENIKKYVEF